One genomic segment of Caldimonas brevitalea includes these proteins:
- the rplQ gene encoding 50S ribosomal protein L17, with product MRHRHGLRKLNRTSEHRLAMLRNMANSLIEHEAIKTTVPKAKELRRVVEPLITLGKEPTVANKRLAFSRLRNRDNVVKLFEVLGPRFNARPGGYTRILKMGFRVGDNAPMAYVELVDRPEATEAEGAEAAAE from the coding sequence ATGCGTCACCGTCACGGCCTTCGCAAACTCAACCGCACCTCCGAGCACCGCCTGGCGATGCTCCGCAACATGGCCAACTCGCTGATCGAGCACGAGGCCATCAAGACCACGGTGCCCAAGGCCAAGGAACTGCGTCGCGTCGTCGAGCCGCTGATCACCCTCGGCAAGGAGCCGACCGTCGCCAACAAGCGCCTGGCGTTCTCGCGCCTGCGCAACCGCGACAACGTCGTGAAGCTGTTCGAAGTCCTGGGCCCGCGTTTCAACGCTCGCCCGGGCGGCTACACGCGCATCCTGAAGATGGGTTTCCGCGTCGGCGACAACGCCCCGATGGCCTACGTCGAGCTGGTCGACCGTCCCGAGGCGACCGAAGCCGAAGGCGCTGAAGCCGCCGCCGAATAA
- a CDS encoding ATP-binding cassette domain-containing protein: MSSSAAVVLFKVDRLTKRFGANTVVDDLSFEIRAGECLGVIGPNGAGKTTTIRMCLGLTAPDSGSIDAFGLSLPAQAREAKARIGVVTQFDSLDPDFTCAENLKVYSSYFGLTGRAVEERVPQLLEFAALQAKANAKPGELSGGMRRRLSLGRALVNNPDLLLLDEPTTGLDPQARHLMWDRLKVLLQQGKSILLTTHFMDEAERLCDRLLVLDHGRKIAEGTPRGLIAEHLESDVIEVYGDGAKQVAERYRSFAQRVETSGETVFFYLSQPKPLLDALSSEHSVRYLHRPANLEDLFLKLTGRQIRDDA; encoded by the coding sequence ATGTCCTCCTCTGCTGCCGTTGTGCTGTTCAAAGTCGACCGCCTGACCAAGCGCTTCGGCGCCAACACCGTCGTCGACGACCTGTCGTTCGAAATCCGTGCCGGCGAATGCCTCGGGGTCATCGGCCCCAACGGCGCCGGCAAGACCACCACCATCCGCATGTGCCTCGGCCTCACCGCGCCCGACAGCGGCAGCATCGACGCCTTTGGGCTGTCGCTGCCAGCCCAGGCGCGCGAAGCCAAGGCGCGCATCGGCGTCGTGACGCAGTTCGACAGCCTCGACCCCGATTTCACCTGCGCCGAGAACCTGAAGGTCTACAGCAGCTACTTCGGGCTGACCGGGCGCGCCGTCGAGGAACGCGTGCCGCAGCTGCTCGAATTCGCCGCGCTGCAGGCCAAGGCGAATGCCAAGCCCGGCGAACTGTCGGGCGGCATGCGGCGGCGCCTCAGCCTGGGCCGCGCGCTGGTCAACAACCCCGATCTGCTGTTGCTCGACGAGCCGACCACCGGCCTCGACCCCCAAGCCCGCCACCTGATGTGGGACCGACTCAAGGTGCTGCTGCAGCAGGGCAAGTCCATCCTGCTCACCACGCACTTCATGGACGAGGCCGAGCGCCTGTGCGACCGGCTGCTGGTGCTCGACCACGGCCGCAAGATCGCCGAAGGCACGCCGCGCGGCCTGATCGCCGAACACCTCGAAAGCGACGTGATCGAGGTCTACGGCGACGGCGCCAAGCAGGTGGCCGAGCGCTACCGGTCGTTCGCGCAGCGTGTCGAGACCAGCGGCGAGACCGTGTTTTTCTACCTGAGCCAGCCCAAACCCTTGCTCGACGCGCTGTCGTCCGAGCACAGCGTGCGTTACCTGCACCGCCCTGCCAATCTGGAAGACCTGTTCCTCAAGCTCACCGGCCGGCAGATCCGCGACGACG
- a CDS encoding DNA-directed RNA polymerase subunit alpha, which yields MQTNLLKPKAINVEPLGGHRAKVTLEPFERGYGHTLGNALRRVLLSSMVGYAPTEVTIAGVLHEYSTIDGVQEDVVHIMLNLKGVVFRLHNREEVTLVLRKEGEGAVTAGDIQTPHDVEIINPDHVIAHLSQGGKLDMQIKVEKGRGYVPGNLRRFGDEPTKSIGRIVLDASFSPVRRVSYTVESARVEQRTDLDKLVMEIETNGAISPEEAIRASAKILVEQLAVFAQLEGSEIAAFDQPAQRSQQFDPILLRPVDELELTVRSANCLKAENIYYIGDLIQRTETELLKTPNLGRKSLNEIKEVLASRGLTLGVRLENWPPSGLDKR from the coding sequence ATGCAAACCAATCTGCTGAAACCCAAAGCCATCAACGTGGAGCCGCTGGGCGGCCACCGCGCGAAGGTCACGCTCGAGCCGTTCGAGCGCGGCTACGGCCACACGCTGGGCAATGCGCTGCGTCGTGTGCTGCTGTCGTCGATGGTGGGTTACGCGCCGACCGAAGTGACGATCGCGGGTGTGCTCCACGAGTACTCGACGATCGACGGCGTGCAGGAAGACGTCGTGCACATCATGCTGAACCTCAAGGGGGTGGTGTTCCGCCTGCACAACCGCGAGGAAGTCACGCTGGTGCTGCGCAAGGAAGGCGAGGGCGCCGTCACCGCCGGTGATATCCAGACGCCGCACGACGTCGAGATCATCAACCCGGACCACGTGATCGCCCACCTGTCGCAAGGCGGCAAGCTGGACATGCAGATCAAGGTCGAGAAGGGCCGTGGTTATGTCCCCGGCAACCTGCGCCGTTTCGGTGACGAGCCGACCAAATCGATCGGCCGCATCGTGCTGGACGCTTCGTTCTCGCCGGTCAGGCGTGTCAGCTACACCGTCGAAAGCGCCCGCGTCGAGCAGCGCACCGACCTCGACAAGCTGGTGATGGAGATCGAAACCAACGGCGCCATTTCGCCCGAGGAAGCGATCCGCGCATCGGCCAAGATCCTGGTCGAGCAGTTGGCCGTGTTCGCACAGCTGGAAGGCAGCGAGATTGCCGCGTTCGACCAGCCGGCGCAACGCAGCCAGCAGTTCGACCCGATCCTGCTGCGCCCGGTCGACGAGCTCGAACTGACGGTGCGCTCGGCCAACTGCCTGAAGGCCGAGAACATCTATTACATCGGCGATTTGATCCAGCGCACCGAGACCGAGCTGCTCAAGACCCCGAACCTGGGTCGCAAGTCGCTCAATGAAATCAAGGAAGTGCTGGCTTCGCGCGGCCTCACGCTGGGCGTGCGGCTCGAGAACTGGCCGCCGTCCGGCCTCGACAAGCGTTAA